Below is a genomic region from Methanobacterium sp..
CCATGATAAAATAATAATCCATGAACCGATTGAAATTCAAATTCTATTTCCCGTTTTTTCCCGGTGGCAATGGTTTTATTAATATTATCAATCCATAAACTTATCGTTTCTTCAGGTAAAGGTAATTCTTTAAAATTTTTACCAATTAGTTCCTCAACAGGTAAATTAAGCGTATCCGAACCATAATTACCATATAAAAATCTTAATTCTTTGTCTATCCTGAAAATAGCATTGGGAGAATTTTCAACAAGTGCCCGATATCTTTCTTCACTTTCCTGTAAAACCAGTTTGCTGTCCAGTAATCTTTTCTTCTCCAGGCCCATTTCACCAATAACACTTGCCAGGTTTGTAAGAAAACTCATGGCTTTTTCAATAAACTCTTCAGAGAACACATCGACTTTAGATAGTGCATCCAAATATTCATCTTCATCAAACCCATATTTATGCGCCTGTTGCCTGAAAAATTCCATATTTGGAGGTTTAAAGAAAAATTGGCCTGTAAAAAGGTTAGCTAAATGCTCACCTTCAATATAAATTGGCACGGCTATGTCCACAAGGCCATTAAGACATATATGGCTGGATTGTCTTTCACCGGCCTTTAATTTGTCACAAATTCTAGTGCCGCTTTCTATACACTTTTTAAGGGTTTCAGGATGCTTACGGTGAAAATTTAAACAAATATCCTGCCATCCTATAGCAACAGAACCGTCCCTAGCCTCAAAAACATTTCCATCCAAATCTTCTAAAGCAGATATAACTCCTGTTAATTCATAAAAACTGGTTAATAGCTCCTTAATCTTATCTATATCCACAAGATCTGTGAAAGAATAATTTTTAGACGTCATTAATTCAACCAGATATATTCTGTCACTGCACTGATTTAAATTTAATTCAATAATTTAATCATTAAATTTAGAGATAATATACAAAAAAGAAACTTCAACCATTATACCCAAAATAATATAACGGAATAAGTAGGGAACTATTATGGAATCAGATATCAAGCTTGAAAAACTTAAAAATGCTCTCAAACATAGAAATTGTACTGTAAAAAAGCATTCTAATGTTATGGAAATTACATTTGAAAATGAAGGAGATGCAAACTGGTTTGAAAGTATTTTTGAGTACTACCAAAGAGAATCTGCAGTATGCTGCCTAATGCCAATACGGCCAAAAAATGCTCCTTCTAAATTCATATTCAATGTTAAAGACCTGGATAAATTCATTGAACTAGTAAAAGAAGATTAAATTAAGTAATTTGGAGAAAAAATATGAAAGAAAGCCTTGGACCAAGAACTCTAGGTTTCCCTACACCTGTCTTTATAGTGGGCTCATATGACGGCGAAGGAAAACCAAATATAATGAATGCTGCCGCTGCAGGTATGTGCTGCCTTGTACCTCCCTGCATATACGTGTCTTTGCGTGAAGCAACTTACACTTACCATAATATCATGAAAAGGAAAGCATTTACTGTAAGTATTCCCCCTGAAAAGTATGTTGTGGAAGCAGATTATTTTGGACTTGCTTCTGGAAAAAAAGCAGATAAATTTGAAGTATCTGGTTTAACTCCAGTTGAAAGCGAACTGGTTTATGCACCTTATGTTAATGAATTTCCAGTGATACTGGAGTGTAAACTAAAAGAAACTGTCAATTTAGGATCCCACACCATGTTTATCGGAGAGGTTCTGGATTTAAAAGTAGATAAAGAAGTTTTAATTGACATAACATCCAAATCAGGGAAAAAATTGATTAGAATAAATCCTGAAAAGTTTTTACCAATTATTTTCGATATGTCTACCCGAAATTACTATAAAATAGGTGAAAAAATAGGTGATGGGTTTTCAGATGGTTCTAAACTACTAAAAAATAAATGAAAATTTAATTTTTTATAGTCTTGAGCTTAAAGACATGAAAGCTCTGAAAACAGGCACAAATACTGCTTTTCCAATTTTCAGTTTATATTTAAACCCTCTTCCACCCATTTCCTTTGAAACATCTTCTAAAAGTTCAGGAATATCCAGTTTTTGAGGGCATGCGTTTATACATTTCCCACAGCCAGTACAAAGGCCCGCATGAGTCTCATCACCGCCCATAACTCCCCCTAACTGACCCAAATAAAGAAAAGAAGCCCTAGCTCCTTCATTAAACATGTATTTGTGATTGTAAAGTTCAAAGCATGTGGGAATATTGACTCCCCTTGGACATGGCATGCAGTAGCCGCATCCTGTACAGTCAACCACCATAAGTTCTTCATAAACATCTTTAGCTTCATTGTAAAGTTTTAATTCATCTTCAGTGAGGCTATTTGGCAGAGCTTCATTTGCAACTTTGATGTTTTCTTTAACCTGGTTTTCTTCTCCCATTCCTGAAACAACACATGTGACTTCTGGGTGGTTCAAGACCCACCTTAAAGCCCAGTCTGCAGGGCTTCTTTTGACATCAGATTTGTCCCATATTTTATTTACTTTGTCTGGCACTTCTCCAGCGAGGAGTCCGCCTTTTAAAGGTTCCATGATGAAAACTGCAATTCCTTTGGAGTGGGCGTATTTTAAACCTTCAGTGCCTGCCTGATTTGTCTCATCTAAATAATTATACTGAATTAAACACGCGTCCCAATCATAAGCGTCCACAATTTCTTTAAAGGAGTTAACATTGTCATGGAATGAAAAACCGATATTCTTTATTTTCCCCTTTGCTTTGGCATCCTCTAAAAATTCAAAAACTCCAAGTTCTTTTAGTTTTTCAAAACTGCCTTTACCTAGTGAATGAATCAAATAATAATCAATATAATCTGTCTGGAGTTTTTCGAGCTGTATTTCCAGATATTTTTCCATATCCTCATATTTTTTAATGAACCATGACGGCATTTTCGTGCAGAGCTTTACCTTCTCTCGGTATTCACCCTGCAGTATCTCTCCTAAAAATGATTCGCTTGCTCCCCCATGATAAGGATATGCTGTGTCAATAAAATTTACTCCATTATCTATTGAATCATAAATCAGCTTTTTAGCGCTTTCTTTATCAATCCTACCTGTTTTTGTAGGAAGTCTCATTGCACCAAATCCAAGTGCTGATATTTTATCGCCATTTTTCTTAATTTCTCTCATCTGCATTTAACTACCTCACCCATCTGTCGATTAACTATCAGTCTAATAATTACTAAATGATTGAAAATTTACGTATTTTCAACCTCTCAAAAACCTTAAATATCGTAGATTTTTAAGTTTTTGAAGATTTTTTTTACTATTTTGAGATTCCATCCCATAAAAGTTCAAAAGCCATGTCTAAATTTTTTTCATTTAATTTCTCAGGATATTTTTCAAAATGAGTTACCACCGTAACTACATTACCCCAAAAATAATCCATTACCATTTCAAAAGATATTTCCTTTATTTTTTGTTTTCCAATGCCGTTTTTGTAAATTCCGAGCATGCTTTCAGCATGCGATTCAACCTGTTCTTTAGTAAGTGAAGTTATATAAGGAGAACAGTGGAAAGTAAGTATAAATTGAAATTTATAAGGATCATTAACACCAAAACGCACGAATTTAAGCCATAATTCTTTAATATTTTCTTTAAATGTTTTTTTATCGTCGTAATGTTCGCGGACTTCACACAACATGCTTTCCTTGGTGTATAAATATAGGCGATTTATAAGTTCTTCTTTAGTTTTAAAATAGTGGAATAGAGTCCCTGTAGCAACACCTGCTGTTTTTGCAATCTCTGCAGTGGAAGTTCCATGAAATCCCCTTTCAACAAAAAGTTTTAGGGATGCATCCAGTATTTTTTGTTCTTTTTCTTTCAAAGTAACACCATGCAAATTAATCTATTTATAGACTGATTAGTCAATTTAATATTTAAAAGTTGTGATCTGCAAGTTTTGTATAAACTCATAAATAAATTCATAAAAAATAAAATGTCTAATCACGCTTAAATTTGTTGAATACGTTTGATTGTGGGTGCTAACTTATAACAAGTTTGAATTAAGTCCCCAATTCATTAATTTTTCATCCAAAATGAGAGTTTTTATTGGTTAGATTTGGTAATGATTTGGGCATATCTATTTAATAGATTATAAATAATAAAAGATATATATTAACTATGAAAAATTTTCATTTTAGCGACCAAAAATCATGATATAAAATGAGAAATTTTCAAGTTATAATCAATAACTAAATATATTTCAATATAATATATTAAAATATTCATTCAAATTATTTAAACAAATAATTAGGAGGAAAAAATGCGCAATCTAGAAAAATTAAGTTCATTTAAACAGTATATTCCATTAACTAGAAAATCCAATGAACGAAATATTGGACTGCTGGTAGATGGACCAAATATGCTCAGAAATGAATTCCATCTGGATCTAGAGATGATAAAAGAGATAGTATCAGAAAACGGTACAATAAAGGTTGCAAAGGTTCTTATGAACCAGTATGCTTCAGATAAGCTTATAGAAGCTGTAGTAAATCAAGGTTTTACTCCCATAATAGTGGCAGGAGATGTAGATGTTCAACTTGCGGTAGAAGCTTTCGAACTTGTTTATAATCCTAATATTGATGTTATTGCTCTTATGACTCGTAATGCAGACTTTTTACCATTAATAAACATCGCTAAAGAAAATGGGAAAGAAACCATGGTAATTGGAGCCGAACCTGGTTTCAGTGTAGCCTTAAAAAACTCAGCAGATAGTGCAATAGTCCTGAATACCCAACCAACTCCTGAAACTGCCTAAAATTCACTTTTTATCATTTTACCTATTCACTGCAAAGTGAAATATTTTTATCTTTTTTAATAGGTAGATCCATGGAATTTATTCATAAAATCTTTTTTTTAATTTTTAAATAAAATACATAATCAGCTTTTCAATTATGAAAAACCATTCCCCTTAAATTCAGAGGACTAATATGATTTATCTAAAAGAAGCAGTACTTCAAGACAGAAAAAAAATTTACAACTGGCTTTATTTTTCAGACTTTTCCTCTTTTTTAAATGAATTACAATCTTCTAGCCAAATTCCTTCACCCCCCAAATTTAAAGAATATTATGAAGACTTCTTTTTTGAAAGTTCTAGTCCAGAAAAAGGACAGGGATACATTATACTTATTAATGAAGATGAAGAAGATGAAATAGGGTTTATATCTTATACCTCCTTTCATTTAATGAACGGAATTGCCGAACTGGATATATGGCTTAAATCACTTAATTATACAGGCAAAGGGTATGGAACATCTGCTTTAAAGAATTTAAGTGAGAAATTATTCAATGAAGGATTTCATACTTTGATTATACGGCCTTGTGCAAAAAATATTCGAGCGGTAAATTCATATAAAAAAGCAGGATTTGTTGAATCTGTTTTTGAACCTGAAAAATATTATAAAAAAGAATATATTGACGAATATGCACCGGGAGATTGCTGATGGTGAAGATATATTTATGGTGTTAAAAAATATTTAAAATAATTTTGCCAATATTTTTAACAATAAAACTTTTAATTCAGTTTAATCTAATACTTATTGACAGCGGTTTTGCGGAGCAATCCACCTGCTCAAAAATCAAGTGCCGGGATAGTCTAGTCAGGTAAGGCGTAGGATTCGAAATCCTATGAGCGTCGCTCACCCTGGGTTCAAATCCCAGTCCCGGCGTAATTTCCTTTTAAAATGAAACTAAATATGTAATTATTCCCGAATTATATGGCTAATTTAAATGAGTGCCTATTTTTTTGGCATTTCCACTCCATATTTGGCTAAAGATCTTGCAATTGCATAAGTTGCTATGAGAGCTATGATAGTTACAATTATGGCATAGATAAAGAGTCCCATGAGCGCATTACCTGTGCCTATATATAACAGGATTAAAGCTTGGATTGCCGGGTTCCATGCAAGAGCTGCAATTAAACCAAATGCTGCAGTTATTAATGCCGGGGAAACTTCGTTTTTCGGCCTCAAAATCTTTGATTTTGAAGGCTGCAAATGTTTCAATGAATAGTTTCTTTGCATCTACTTCTCCCATGTACGTCCTCCTAAAATAGATTAAATGATAATAATTCCCTCAACATATAATATTCTATGAAAAATAAAAATCAAATATTGCTTTTGACATCCAAATACTGCCATTTTAACTTATATCCTTGAAAGTAACGTGCGGATCATTTATTTTAAATTAGTTATCGCCCTCTAGAACAAATTTCAACTGAACTATCCCCAAGTTTTAAAATACTATTTTTTTATTGTAAAAGTAATGTATTGTCTTTATTTACATCTAAAAAATAGACACATGCCCCCATTTCAAATTAGATTAGTTTTCATGTGCTCTTACATAAATGAGTATCCTTATGAGATTCATATTTACTGTACATGTTTTAAAAGCTACTTTAAAAATATAAGCCTACTTAGAGGCGTTTTATGGAAATAAAATTTAAAAATATCAAAGAAAGACAGGTAGCATATATAATAGCAACCGGACGTGGACATATACCTCCTATTTTTAGTGAATTAATAGATTACATTACAAAAAACAATATATCAACTATTGAACATTATTACTGTACCTTCTTTAACAACACCCTCAATGTAGACCCTGAAGAGTTACATTATGAAATAGGGATCCCCATCACTGGAGATGTATCTGAAGAAGGGAGGATACAAATTAAAAAAATACCTGGAAATCAGGTTGTATCAACCATACATAAAGGCAGTTATAACAAGATAAATCATGTCTACCACGCTTTAATGGAGCACGCCGTTGAAAATGGATATCTAATATCCGGACCTGCTACTGAGATTTATATTAAAGGCACACATGAAGTTTCAAGAAATGAAGTCTCAGTGGAAGTGCGTTTTCCTGTAATTAAAAAGTAAATATGTATTTAACAACTGTTTTTCATTTAATACAAAATAATAAATCCATTTATCTAATTAAACATGATATTATTCTTATTTTAATATTTAGTAGTTCTCATGTGCTCTTACTAAACTTATATTTCTATTATCCCTATAATAAGATAATAAATACCTTTATTTTAAAGAAATTGTCAGGAAGTGCAGTTATGAAAATAGAAATTAAGAATATAGAAAAAAGTAAAGCAGCTTATGTATCTGTAACCGGTCCTTACGATCAGATACCTGAAATTTTAGAAGAAGTAGTTGGTTATGTTATAAAAGAGAATTTACAGATTACAGAGCCTCCTTACGGAGTATACATAAATAGTCCAATGGATGTACCTCCAGAAGAACTACAATATGAAATGGGGATTACATTTATAGGAGATGCAAATGGTGAGGGTAGAGTTAAAATTAAAGAAATTCTTGCCCATCAGGCCGTTTCAACAGTATACAAAGGACCATACGGACAAGCTGCACAAATATATCAAGCTTTAATAGAATATGCCGATGAAAACAGTTATAATATAGTAGGGCCAGTTAAAGAAATATACATGAACAATCCTATGGAAGTATCAGAGGACGAGTTACTTACTGAGGTTCAGTTTCCAGTGATGAAAAAATAGTTACATGAGCAGGTCAATAGTTTACTGGAGGACTAATTATGGAAGTAGAAGAGAAAAGAATTAAAGATACACAAGTAGCTTTTATGCGGTACAAAGGTGGTTACGAGAAGATTCCAGAACTTATTGCAGAAACAGTGCAATGGGTAACAGACAAAGGATTGAATATGACTGGAATGATTTATGGAGCTTATTTTAACAGCCCTGAAGATGTACCCTCAGAACAACTGCGTTATGAAATAGGTGCCTCCTTCGAGGGTAATGCAGAAGATGAAGGAAAAGTAATGGTTAAAATAATTCCAGAACATACTGTAATTGCAACACTTCATAAAGGACCTTATACAGAAGTTGGACCGGTAATCCGCGGATTAGCAGAACATGCAGATAAAAATGGATATGATATAATAGGGCCTGTTACAGAAGTTTATCTTAACAACCCCAATGAAACTGAACCAGGTGAATTGCTCACTGAAGTGCAGTTTCCAGTAATTAAAATAGGATAATAACCATCAATTTTTAAAGATTTTGTCTCACAAACTAAACCCTATTTGTGATGGAAAAAAATGATAGCTGTTACCGGCGCGACAGGACACATTGGAAATGTACTCGTCCGAAAATTACTTGCAAGAGGCGAAACTGTAAGGGCAATTGTGCCCCCATTTGAAGATATAAAGCCTCTTGAGGGATTAGAAGTCGAAATAGTTGAAGGTGATGTGCGTGATGCGGATTCACTTACCAAAGCATTTCGCAGCGCCGAAATTGTCTATCATTTAGCAGGCATTGTAACAATATCATCTGGAAATGATGATTTTCTTTACCAGGTGAACGTTGAAGGAACAAAAAACGTTGTTAACTCCTGTTTAAAAAACAATGTGAAACGCATGGTCTATGTTAGCTCTGTTCATGCCCTTAAAGAACCTCCTCACGGTACAGTAATTGATGAAACATGCGATTACGATCCAGAATGTACAAGGGGAAGCTACGACAGGTCCAAGGCTTTAGCATCCCTTGAAGTGATTAAAGGTATTGACAAAAACCTTGATTCAGTGCTGGTCTGTCCCAGTGGAGTGATAGGGCCTTATGATTACAGAATATCTCAAATGGGACATTTGTTTATTAACTTTATGAAAGGCGATTTAAAAGCCAGAGTTGATGGGGCTTATGACTTTGTTGATGTTCGAGATGTGGCAGAGGGAATAATATTGGCCTGCAAAAAGGGAAAATGCGGCGAAAGCTACGTTTTAGCCGGCGAACAAATTTCAGTACAGGACTTATTTTTAGAGCTTGAAAAACTTACTGGAATAAAAGCTCCCTCATTAAAAGTACCGTTATGGCTTGTCAATGTAGTAAGTAAAGTTTCTCCATTATATTATAAAGTTACCGGCAAAGAACCTCTTTTTACGACATATTCCATTGATGTAATTAACAGTAACTCCAAAATAAGTTCTAATAAAGCATTTAATGAACTGGGTTATTTTCCTAGGCCTATAAAAGAGTCAATTAAAGATTCTGTGGAATGGATCAGGAAAAATATTGAATTTTAACTATCTGAACCTTCAGCCTTAAAATAGTTTTAACTTGTTTTCTGTTTTATTTAGATCAAAATACCGCAATTTATTTATATAAGTTTCACAATAATATCGATCAGTCGATATCGGGTGCTTGATATTGATAGGAAGTATATCAATAATAATTGATATAAATTGAATTATAACAAGAATAAAATATCAAGTTAGCGATATTATATCGACATTTCGATAGGAGGTAAAGATTTATTATGTGGGGCAACTGGAGAAACAAGTTGAGCGATTTCAAAGAAATTCATGACAAACTTGAAGAACTGGGAAAACTCGGTGGTTTAAGAATATGGATAATTCATGTTCTAGATCGCGGGCCAAAAAACGGTGTGGAAATAATGGACGCCATACAAGAACACCATGAACAATTCCATCAAATGGCAGACATGAGACGCAATATAAGAGATGATCCAGAGTATTACAAGCGTATGGACAAAAATGATAAACACTACTATAAACATCTGAACAGGACAATGAAACACGCATCACGAAGGCCTTCACCAGGTTCAGTATATCCTATGCTCAAAAAAATGGTTTCTGAAGGATTTATTGTCAAGCAGGAAGACGGTCGGTATGAACTAACAGATTTAGGACGTGAAACATACACCAACATATTTGGGCCTTCACCTAGATCACATGAAGAAATAGATCGAAGCGCACAGGCAGTAGAAAATGCATTAACCGAAATTGAAAGCTACGTATCTTATTTAAACGATATTAAAAAAGAAAAATTGGTTCCACATAAAGAATGGATAGGAACATTAAGCGAAAAACTCAAAAAAATGAAGGATTCGCTCAAAGAGGAATAATTTAAAGTTAATAATTAATTAATACAATAAATAGTCCGATTACACCATAAAAACTGCTATAAGCAGTTTTTAACTATACATTTTTGCGTATTTAGATTTAAGTTAGCTACGGCTCTCTTCGATCAGTAAATAAAATGAGAAATAGGAGAAAAATATGACAGAATATGCCATAGAATTAAATAATCTCACTAAAAAGTTTGGTGATTTTACAGCAGTAGATGATTTATCACTTACTGTAAACGAAGGAGAAATATTTGGCTTTTTAGGTCCAAATGGCGCGGGGAAAAGTACCACCATAAGAATGCTCTGTACGCTCGCCCAACCTACATCTGGATCGGCTAAAGTTGCAGGTTACGACCTGATTAAAGATTCTGCCAGAGTTCGGGAAAATATTGGGCTGGTTGCAGAGAAAATGATTATGTATGACAGGCTTACCGCTGCTGAAAACCTCAGGTTCTTTGGAAAACTCTATGAAATACCAAAGCAGAAACTTGAAGAGAGAATTGACGAACTGCTTGAACTGGTTGACATGCAGGAATGGAAGAACACGCAGATATCCAAATTTTCCACAGGTATGAAACAGAGAATTAATGTTATCCGGGCATTATTGCCAGAGCCCAAGATTGTATTCATGGATGAACCAACACTCGGGCTTGACCCACAGACAACATTTTCCATAAGAGACATTACAAGGGAAATCAACGACAGTGGAGTAACAGTGATACTTACAACTCACGCTATGGTAGAAGCAGAAGCCTTGAGCGACAGAGTTGCTATTATCGACCATGGTAAAGTCGCTGCCCTTGATACGCCACAGAAACTGAAGAATATGATAAAAAACAGCGATACAACAGTTTTCGGCACCAAAATTACAAATCTAACATCTGATTTAATTGGAAAGATCAATTCACTTGATGTTGTAACTGCAGTATCCCAACAGGACGATTATAATCTGAAAATTAGTGCTAAAGGTGATGATGCACTTAATCAGATCATCGATGCTGTCCGTCATGAAGGCGGTAATATCGCATCAATAACAAACAGCAATGAATCAACTCTAGAAGATGTTTTCTTAGCTGTAACCGGTAAAGAAATGCGTGACCAGGCCAGTGAAAAAGCAGCCCCCGTACATCATGGGCATGGACATGCACCTAAAGCGAGGGTGAGGTGAAACCATGGATGCAATGAAGATGTTAAAAGACAGTTACCATGTAATGGCTAAGGACATGCTTGAACTTAGGCGCAACAAAATGTCTCTGGCAGCCCTTTTTATCATGCCATTGATTTTCCTGGTCATGTTCGGTTTCATTTTCCCAACTGGTAACACTCAATTGAACATGCCAGTAGGGCTGGTTAACCTCGATCATGGACAGGGAAGTAACGAATTCATAGCACAGCTTGAAACAGTTAATAATAACACCCATTATATGGCATTAACGAACTTCACGGGTGTTGATGATGCCATGACACAGGTAAAAGAAGGAAAGCTATCAGGTGTAATTATTATACCGCAGGGATTCTCCGATAACATAACAAATGGAAAATCCGGTACTTTCACGGCTTATATTGATAACAGTATACCCCAAAGCTCAGCGCAGATACAGCAAGCATTATCCGGCACTGTAATTAGTATGAACAACATTAAAGCCGAAGCTAATGTCATGAACTTAAGCAAAGCCACAAATCAGATCGTTAACCCCCAGGCAATGATTTTCCCTTACACACCGAATGTCGAGACATCTATACCTGGCCAAACAAATTACTTCAACTTCCTGGCACCTGGACTGATGATCATGATTGTGATGATGTCCGTTATGACAGGTATTCCTGAAGCCATTTCCAAAGAAAAAGAAATAGGCACATTTGACGGGATGTTATCAGCCCCAATCAGTCAGATCTCAGTTATAATCGGTAAAACTGCAGCACTGTGTACAAGAGGTTTTATCCAGTGTATCATAATACTTGCAATCGCGATACTCCTCTTTGGAGTCACTATTCAAGGAAATATCCTGCTGGCATTCTTCATGCTTCTTTTGGGGATATTCAGCTTCATAGGAATCGGAATAATGGCCATTTCCATGTCTGGAGACCAGGCATCAAGTACAATGATCGTGAACCTGCTGATGTTCCCAATGATGTTCCTTGGAGGAGTATTCTACCCAATTCAGCAGATGCCATGGTTCATGCAGATTATTTCGCAGTTTATTCCCCTGACATATGCTGCAGATGCAATGCGTAAAATAATGCTCTTGAATGCAGGTATCAGTGACGTAATGACACAGATAGTCATACTTGTAGTGTTTGGTATCGTTACAATGGCTATTGCTGTACCATTATTCAGAAAATCAATGACAAGATGAATAATAGCCAACAGGATTTAATTAAAAAAGATATTTAATGTTTGAAATTGTGGGTTAAACCACCATTCAAACATTTATTTAAAAATTAGAGGATCATATACCATAAAATATAATTTATAGTGTTTGGTATTGTTACAATGGCCATTGCTGTACTATTATTCAAAAAATCAATGACAAGATGAATAATAGCCAACAGGATTTAATTAAAAAAGATATTTAATGTTTGAAATTGTGGGTTAAACCACCATTCAAACATTTATTTAAAAATTAGAGGATCATATACCATAAAATATAATTTATAGTGTTTGGTATTGTTACAATGGCCATTGCTGTACTATTATTCAAAAAATCAATGACAAGATGAATAATAGCTAACAGGATTTAATTAAAAAAGATATTTAATGTTTGAAATTGTGGGTTAAACCACCATTTAAACATTTATTTAAAAATTAGGAGGATTATATACCGTAAAATATAATTTCAAAGTTCAGGAGGGAACAATTATGGAATTTGAAAATACAATAAGAAAAATTATTGAAAAAGAGTGTGAAGATTACTTTTTAGGCATTGCAGACTTGTCCCTTGCAGAAAATGACATACTTAAACAGTATGAATCATTTTTTGATGAATATCCTCGAGCAATATCCATTGGAATTACATTACCTTATACAGCCACACGTAAAACAGTAGATAAAAATACCAAAGTTTATAATGAAACCAACCAGCAATTAAACGCAATTACTGTGAGTTTAAGCAAATTACTGCAACGAAATGGATATAAAACTCTATCCATCCCTAAAACAGAAAAAGTAGATGATAATAACTTTATTTCATTACATAAACTGGCTGCAAATGTGGCAAATCTTGGAAAAATTGAGAAAAATGGTTTATTGATAACGCCAGAAGCAGGTTCTGGAGTTAATTGGGGTACGATACTTACGGATGCTCCCCTTGAAGCGGCAAATCAATGAATTTTAAAGTGGGATGAAAATGTTTACAAACTTAAGATTGAACATGCTAAATAAAAAAGCT
It encodes:
- a CDS encoding flavin reductase family protein; translation: MKESLGPRTLGFPTPVFIVGSYDGEGKPNIMNAAAAGMCCLVPPCIYVSLREATYTYHNIMKRKAFTVSIPPEKYVVEADYFGLASGKKADKFEVSGLTPVESELVYAPYVNEFPVILECKLKETVNLGSHTMFIGEVLDLKVDKEVLIDITSKSGKKLIRINPEKFLPIIFDMSTRNYYKIGEKIGDGFSDGSKLLKNK
- a CDS encoding aldo/keto reductase; the encoded protein is MQMREIKKNGDKISALGFGAMRLPTKTGRIDKESAKKLIYDSIDNGVNFIDTAYPYHGGASESFLGEILQGEYREKVKLCTKMPSWFIKKYEDMEKYLEIQLEKLQTDYIDYYLIHSLGKGSFEKLKELGVFEFLEDAKAKGKIKNIGFSFHDNVNSFKEIVDAYDWDACLIQYNYLDETNQAGTEGLKYAHSKGIAVFIMEPLKGGLLAGEVPDKVNKIWDKSDVKRSPADWALRWVLNHPEVTCVVSGMGEENQVKENIKVANEALPNSLTEDELKLYNEAKDVYEELMVVDCTGCGYCMPCPRGVNIPTCFELYNHKYMFNEGARASFLYLGQLGGVMGGDETHAGLCTGCGKCINACPQKLDIPELLEDVSKEMGGRGFKYKLKIGKAVFVPVFRAFMSLSSRL
- a CDS encoding TetR/AcrR family transcriptional regulator; this encodes MKEKEQKILDASLKLFVERGFHGTSTAEIAKTAGVATGTLFHYFKTKEELINRLYLYTKESMLCEVREHYDDKKTFKENIKELWLKFVRFGVNDPYKFQFILTFHCSPYITSLTKEQVESHAESMLGIYKNGIGKQKIKEISFEMVMDYFWGNVVTVVTHFEKYPEKLNEKNLDMAFELLWDGISK
- a CDS encoding TIGR00288 family NYN domain-containing protein; the encoded protein is MRNLEKLSSFKQYIPLTRKSNERNIGLLVDGPNMLRNEFHLDLEMIKEIVSENGTIKVAKVLMNQYASDKLIEAVVNQGFTPIIVAGDVDVQLAVEAFELVYNPNIDVIALMTRNADFLPLINIAKENGKETMVIGAEPGFSVALKNSADSAIVLNTQPTPETA
- a CDS encoding GNAT family N-acetyltransferase; this encodes MIYLKEAVLQDRKKIYNWLYFSDFSSFLNELQSSSQIPSPPKFKEYYEDFFFESSSPEKGQGYIILINEDEEDEIGFISYTSFHLMNGIAELDIWLKSLNYTGKGYGTSALKNLSEKLFNEGFHTLIIRPCAKNIRAVNSYKKAGFVESVFEPEKYYKKEYIDEYAPGDC
- a CDS encoding DUF5654 family protein gives rise to the protein MQRNYSLKHLQPSKSKILRPKNEVSPALITAAFGLIAALAWNPAIQALILLYIGTGNALMGLFIYAIIVTIIALIATYAIARSLAKYGVEMPKK
- a CDS encoding GyrI-like domain-containing protein, which codes for MEIKFKNIKERQVAYIIATGRGHIPPIFSELIDYITKNNISTIEHYYCTFFNNTLNVDPEELHYEIGIPITGDVSEEGRIQIKKIPGNQVVSTIHKGSYNKINHVYHALMEHAVENGYLISGPATEIYIKGTHEVSRNEVSVEVRFPVIKK
- a CDS encoding GyrI-like domain-containing protein; this encodes MKIEIKNIEKSKAAYVSVTGPYDQIPEILEEVVGYVIKENLQITEPPYGVYINSPMDVPPEELQYEMGITFIGDANGEGRVKIKEILAHQAVSTVYKGPYGQAAQIYQALIEYADENSYNIVGPVKEIYMNNPMEVSEDELLTEVQFPVMKK
- a CDS encoding GyrI-like domain-containing protein codes for the protein MEVEEKRIKDTQVAFMRYKGGYEKIPELIAETVQWVTDKGLNMTGMIYGAYFNSPEDVPSEQLRYEIGASFEGNAEDEGKVMVKIIPEHTVIATLHKGPYTEVGPVIRGLAEHADKNGYDIIGPVTEVYLNNPNETEPGELLTEVQFPVIKIG
- a CDS encoding SDR family oxidoreductase, with translation MIAVTGATGHIGNVLVRKLLARGETVRAIVPPFEDIKPLEGLEVEIVEGDVRDADSLTKAFRSAEIVYHLAGIVTISSGNDDFLYQVNVEGTKNVVNSCLKNNVKRMVYVSSVHALKEPPHGTVIDETCDYDPECTRGSYDRSKALASLEVIKGIDKNLDSVLVCPSGVIGPYDYRISQMGHLFINFMKGDLKARVDGAYDFVDVRDVAEGIILACKKGKCGESYVLAGEQISVQDLFLELEKLTGIKAPSLKVPLWLVNVVSKVSPLYYKVTGKEPLFTTYSIDVINSNSKISSNKAFNELGYFPRPIKESIKDSVEWIRKNIEF